GCGGCAACGTATGCAGTTGCGAATGCCTCCTGGAACGGGCGTGAATTTTGGAACCGATGGTGACCCGATATTCACCCCGCCGTTGTGGCAGCCATCGACCGCACTGTTTTCTTCTAATGCGCTAGTGTTCCCACCAACAAGGCAAAGGCCGTGGTGCATGGGCACCCAGCCCGTCGGGTTGCGGGCGGCAGGATGCTCTGGGATGGCGGCCGCGACACTCGATATGCTGTTACAGATAATATTCTGTAGAAGCTCACCGTGCTCGGTGTCGAGCAAAAACGTCTGAATGCTCGCTTCTTTGTTCGCCTCCAGGCGATCTGCCGCACCGAGCAGTATGTCGCGAATGTGCGTCGCACCAGGCTTTGTGTAGTAAATGGTCATCAGCAGGCGGCTGTGTCCGACCAGCTTTTGGAGTATGGGGAAAGGTACTTTCCCATCCAAGGCAAGAGCGGTGATGAGGGAGACACGCAAGCTGTGTAGGGGGAATAAAGTCTTCGACGCATAGACACCGGGCTCCACCGGGGGAATAAAAAGAATTGGAGTACCGTTGCGATGGGTTTCGCCCCTAGCAGCAAGTCGCTGTTGAAGGGTTTCAAGCAGGCGGTACCAGCTAGGTGCCAATGTCATTTCTTTAAGCGGAAGATGGTGCTCGCCCTCAGCTGTTTCAGGCATCCGAAAGAGAAAGCAGGCGTCAGCATAACTGGCGAGCTGCACGTCGGTCTTTACCTTTAAATGGCGACCGTCAAGTTCTGCCCAAGGCGTACGCCGTGAGATGGGGTTGTACTTCTCTTGCCAGTTACGCAGCTTCTCCAGCCAATAGAAGACATCTTGATGTACCGGTCCGCCGACGAGCCAAGGCAGGTTGTAGCCTTTGTCAGGGCCGAACTTTAAGGTGTCGGAGGTCTTGTTGGTGCTGATGTACAAAATCGTTGAAACAGCCTCACCATCGGCTAGTGGATTACTTTTTCGGAACACGCCCTGTTGCAAGGGCCTTCGTTCGCTGCCCTGCGCGAGCGGGCTCGAATTTAAAGCCCAACCCTCTGCTGAGAATCGCCAGGTGTCCGCTTCTCCGGAATCGAGCATACGAACCTGGAACGTGCGCAGAGGCAAGATGAGCTTCACTAACAGGGCCACCCAACGGACGGGACTCCATATTTCCAAGCGAGTGTCAGTTCGTATCGGGCGTACACGCCATATGCAATCTGGGTCGTTTTTGTCGATCTGGTCTTCTGAGACTTCAAACCAGTCGGGCGCACAGATCCCGGATTTGCCGATCCCGCTACCTATCGCGCTCTGCGCCCAATG
This region of Pseudomonas mandelii genomic DNA includes:
- the gmtZ gene encoding gamma-mobile-trio integrase GmtZ: MSQEKKAIEPSVSEITVPKKKGLTRKSDTSLGWVGREYPQLAPWQRLAVKWLKGEVRGMASRLTAMAIFLERYIIRQGLPLDPAAFLSRDTILPDFYRTVCPDSVDGINYNNTIHAFLNFVLLLDFSETSDYGQLVVSPAFYNPVPRLSRCAIPKRDESVHSPLPYGYIDELRQILAAGPHFKDWHWAQSAIGSGIGKSGICAPDWFEVSEDQIDKNDPDCIWRVRPIRTDTRLEIWSPVRWVALLVKLILPLRTFQVRMLDSGEADTWRFSAEGWALNSSPLAQGSERRPLQQGVFRKSNPLADGEAVSTILYISTNKTSDTLKFGPDKGYNLPWLVGGPVHQDVFYWLEKLRNWQEKYNPISRRTPWAELDGRHLKVKTDVQLASYADACFLFRMPETAEGEHHLPLKEMTLAPSWYRLLETLQQRLAARGETHRNGTPILFIPPVEPGVYASKTLFPLHSLRVSLITALALDGKVPFPILQKLVGHSRLLMTIYYTKPGATHIRDILLGAADRLEANKEASIQTFLLDTEHGELLQNIICNSISSVAAAIPEHPAARNPTGWVPMHHGLCLVGGNTSALEENSAVDGCHNGGVNIGSPSVPKFTPVPGGIRNCIRCRWFVTEPHHLPALTSHFNTLAYHFDEARNTCLASENELQHLKKQKIDAEEIRHPFTRMNDYRQAERVWEKSMKRFSDLAEDLVSCWRLIERCKAALEAPHDNCTQMIAVGTVADVHVTFEETESELLQLAGVCEDVEVYPDLEPGKAVFRRSQLLDAVLYRDDMAPVFMLLSEEEQLKVGNAFLRHLARQMNPKNPALGKREVIHLIDAGVSLSQHFNLDLTSLLPTANFTRHSRGEALLQER